The Dioscorea cayenensis subsp. rotundata cultivar TDr96_F1 chromosome 19, TDr96_F1_v2_PseudoChromosome.rev07_lg8_w22 25.fasta, whole genome shotgun sequence genome includes a window with the following:
- the LOC120250261 gene encoding probable WRKY transcription factor 67: MMGAMEKPLIMRKDTLSCEKEKAIQHITRGYELTKQLQSMVLFCGEPCSELPAGVLFEEVLQALTTALTNLKFSTSDPKTIKETSSFCLSDDQGSETSNEINSGSRKRRKVIPWTKVTYAPHDDGYQWRKYGQKNIQKSKSSRSYYRCTYRDEGCRATKYVEEKDCNDPQLFSVTYFEKHTCRVSNDPIISPEIKVDQLLPKEPNLFSFESNDNMFSSLGASGTQQSINGQERVDLQNMHINDQTTIESVGKSTEDCLWAMLEPWEAMSLDYLVNSSFGSDDGFLFSSF, translated from the exons ATGATGGGAGCTATGGAGAAACCTTTGATCATGAGAAAGGACACTTTGAGCTGTGAAAAGGAGAAGGCTATTCAACATATCACCAGAGGATATGAGCTTACTAAACAGCTTCAGTCCATGGTACTGTTCTGCGGTGAGCCATGTTCGGAGCTTCCTGCAGGTGTCCTCTTTGAAGAGGTACTTCAAGCTCTGACAACGGCTTTAACAAATCTCAAGTTCAGTACGTCTGATCCAAAGACCATAAAAGAGACCAGCTCTTTTTGCCTCAGTGATGATCAAGGGAGTGAGACTTCAAATGAGATCAATAGTGGATCTCGTAAAAG GAGAAAAGTGATTCCATGGACTAAAGTTACTTATGCTCCCCATGATGATGGTTACCAGTGGAGGAAGTATGGGCAGAAAAACATACAGAAGTCCAAGAGTTCAAG AAGTTATTACAGATGTACTTACAGAGATGAAGGATGCCGAGCAACAAAATATGTTGAAGAGAAGGATTGCAATGATCCACAGTTGTTCTCGGTCACTTACTTTGAGAAGCACACCTGCAGAGTCAGCAATGATCCCATCATCAGTCCAGAAATCAAAGTGGATCAACTTCTTCCAAAAGAACCAAATTTGTTTAGCTTTGAATCAAATGACAATATGTTCTCATCCCTCGGAGCATCAGGAACTCAACAAAGCATTAATGGACAAGAAAGAGTTGACCTTCAGAATATGCACATAAATGATCAAACAACAATTGAATCAGTGGGAAAGAGCACTGAAGATTGTTTGTGGGCTATGCTTGAACCTTGGGAAGCCATGAGTCTGGACTACTTGGTCAATTCTTCCTTTGGATCTGATGatggttttttgttttcaagtttCTAA
- the LOC120250545 gene encoding probable WRKY transcription factor 38 has product MESMDKIIPLMKRKYLSENGIQEIMTMETSSSICFSDHGTVVASCPNGSCKRETMNSVSKIYTYAPHADGHQWRKYGEKKIGNTKLSRGYYRCTYSKDQGCQARKHVEEQNCNDPPFFLVIYYKYHSCKNTNSMTNTQVNLLNPLTPMVPKLVSFESNANSQQEWSILLSTLNLQHVSQHEGVNNQQTLTSSSSVLNSQPVSLDQTGSVSAATHDQYDRGNLQIKGNTSISNRVPPSNINQATVKSVAECEYFLGAMPGSHDSEDLSSILDQITPASPAISMDFFMMDYSLSDEGFAFHSF; this is encoded by the exons ATGGAAAGTATGGACAAAATTATACCTTTGATGAAGAGAAAGTATCTGTCTGAGAATGGCATCCAAGAAATAATGACAATGGAGACCAGCTCGTCAATTTGCTTCAGTGATCATGGGACTGTTGTGGCTTCCTGTCCAAATGGATCTTGCAAAAG GGAGACCATGAATTCAGTGAGTAAAATTTATACTTATGCTCCTCATGCTGATGGTCATCAGTGGAGGAAGTATGGGGAGAAGAAGATCGGGAACACCAAGCTATCAAG AGGCTATTATAGATGCACTTATAGCAAAGATCAAGGATGCCAAGCAAGAAAGCATGTTGAAGAGCAAAACTGCAATGATCCACCTTTTTTCTTGGTCATTTACTATAAGTATCATTCATGCAAAAACACCAATTCCATGACCAATACACAAGTTAACTTACTTAATCCACTCACTCCAATGGTACCAAAATTGGTTAGCTTTGAATCAAATGCAAACTCCCAGCAGGAATGGTCAATATTGCTGTCAACTCTGAACCTTCAACATGTCTCACAACATGAAGGGGTTAACAACCAGCAAACCCTAACCAGCTCTTCTTCGGTATTGAACAGCCAGCCGGTGTCACTTGATCAAACAGGAAGTGTATCAGCTGCAACTCATGATCAATATGATAGAGGTAACCTGCAAATTAAAGGCAACACTTCAATATCAAACCGTGTTCCACCATCCAATATTAATCAAGCAACAGTGAAATCAGTGGCTGAGTGTGAATACTTTTTGGGAGCTATGCCTGGCAGTCATGACAGCGAGGATTTATCATCCATTTTAGATCAGATCACACCAGCTTCTCCTGCAATAAGCATGGATTTTTTCATGATGGATTATTCCTTATCTGATGAGGGTTTTGCCTTTCATAGTTTTTAA
- the LOC120250211 gene encoding probable WRKY transcription factor 38, with product MMMGAMEKPLIMANNAFGETEMAIQEITRGYQLTKQIQSMVSKLGGEPAPLQLPGVLFDEVLQALTMALTNLKSTTSSSVCLISDDHRTNTSIEIKSGSRKRRKVIPWTKVTYAPHDDGYQWRKYGQKNIQKSKSSRSYYRCTYKDEGCRATKHVEEKDCNDPHLFSVTYYENHTCRANSDPIITTPEIELDQLLPKEPNLFSFESNDNMFSSLKVSGTQQSVNEQERSVDLQNIHNINDKASIESVANSEDCLGPIFEACSEGEGIPTSACLSPPWEVMSMDFLVQYSSFGYDDIFGFPCF from the exons atgatgatgggaGCTATGGAGAAACCTTTGATCATGGCAAACAACGCATTTGGTGAAACAGAGATGGCTATCCAAGAGATCACTAGAGGCTACCAGCTTACTAAACAAATTCAGTCCATGGTCTCAAAACTCGGCGGTGAGCCGGCGCCGTTGCAGCTTCCCGGTGTCCTCTTTGATGAGGTACTTCAAGCTTTGACCATGGCTTTAACAAATCTCAAGTCAACTACTTCAAGCTCTGTTTGCCTGATCAGTGATGATCACAGGACTAACACTTCAATTGAGATCAAGAGTGGATCTAGAAAAAG GAGAAAAGTGATTCCATGGACAAAAGTTACTTATGCTCCCCATGATGATGGTTACCAGTGGAGGAAGTATGGGCAGAAGAACATACAGAAGTCCAAGAGTTCAAG AAGTTATTACAGATGCACTTACAAAGATGAAGGGTGCCGAGCAACAAAGCATGTTGAAGAGAAGGATTGCAATGATCCACATTTGTTCTCGGTCACTTACTATGAGAATCACACATGCAGAGCCAATAGTGATCCCATCATCACCACTCCAGAAATCGAACTAGATCAACTTCTTCCAAAAGAGCCAAACTTGTTTAGCTTTGAATCAAATGACAATATGTTCTCATCCCTCAAAGTATCAGGAACTCAACAAAGCGTTAATGAACAAGAAAGATCAGTTGACCTTCAAAACATACACAATATTAATGATAAAGCATCAATTGAATCAGTGGCAAACAGTGAAGATTGCTTGGGGCCTATTTTTGAGGCTTGCAGTGAGGGTGAAGGTATACCCACAAGTGCATGCCTGTCGCCACCTTGGGAAGTTATGAGCATGGATTTCTTGGTCCAGTACTCTTCCTTTGGATACGATGATATTTTTGGCTTTCCGTGTTTCTAA